One genomic window of Micropterus dolomieu isolate WLL.071019.BEF.003 ecotype Adirondacks linkage group LG14, ASM2129224v1, whole genome shotgun sequence includes the following:
- the LOC123982904 gene encoding interleukin-21 receptor isoform X2 — protein MSGPSGVMECRFPPRLLITFLLISTNTACLYGHLTTGVDPILHCVNDYLFTINCSLSVAGNTSDSNSSYWLTFIKTTEKKKFVCMLTNTNGDYFCSVKTSESMPDDYAVTFDDTVTFEISLCHNKSNGSESLKPNAPCCLTISHNSNQHHFTWKSTYEDYTFFSDLISDLKYQLHYYKRGDKHNVVSHDINTESTNYSVDDYEFVPDTEYAARVRSSPNEAFYMGEWSDWSSEVHWKTESAENDLQPHTFVSGLGKVFIALCVMVPFVLLLCYAPVKKWRQSAFIPTPAPYFHTLYSDCQGDFKSWVVTQENTADMMKAEETLQIDTLAECADLQEEACPHFHHHLMEASTYCNIASPGCSTSLLGIPYAVSTMAPLPDSEGSGMSLTFSSQPGSPAEGDSGCWLCSHTSLEKDPPWSCKEYCTLSTFQQTSPVKAEHHGSSSKSCPTGIIRVDAITEA, from the exons ATGTCTGGACCGTCTGGTGTGATGGAATGCCGCTTTCCACCGAGGCTGCTGATCACATTTCTGCTCATATCTACTAACACTGCCTGTCTCTACGGACATCTTACCACAG GTGTGGACCCCATTCTTCATTGTGTAAACGATTACCTGTTCACCATCAACTGCTCCCTGAGCGTTGCAGGGAACACCTCAGACAGCAACAGCTCCTATTGGCTCACTTtcattaaaacaacagaaaa AAAGAAGTTTGTGTGTATGCTGACAAACACCAACGGGGATTACTTCTGTTCTGTCAAAACATCCGAGTCAATGCCTGATGACTACGCAGTGACCTTTGACGATACAGTTACCTTTGAAATCTCGCTTTGCCACAACAAGAGTAATGGGTCTGAAAGCT TAAAACCAAACGCTCCGTGCTGCCTCACCATTAGCCACAACTCAAATCAACACCACTTCACCTGGAAAAGCACCTATGAGGACTACACTTTTTTCAGCGATCTGATCAGTGACCTGAAGTATCAGCTGCATTACTACAAAAGAGGAGACAAACATAAC GTGGTATCACATGATATTAACACCGAAAGTACGAATTATTCTGTGGATGATTATGAATTTGTGCCAGACACGGAGTACGCTGCCAGAGTGCGGTCCAGTCCTAATGAGGCCTTTTACATGGGAGAGTGGAGTGACTGGTCCTCAGAGGTTCACTGGAAGACGGAGTCAGCAGAGAATG ATCTCCAGccacacacatttgtttctggACTGGGTAAGGTGTTCATAGCCTTATGTGTGATGGTGCCATTTGTCTTACTTCTATGCTATGCTCCGGTTAAAAA GTGGAGGCAAAGTGCCTTCATCCCAACTCCAGCACCCTATTTCCACACCCTGTACAGTGACTGCCAGGGAGATTTCAAG AGCTGGGTGGTTACAcaagaaaacacagcagacatgATGAAAGCAGAGGAAACTCTCCAAATTGACACGCTAGCTGAGTGTGCAGATCTCCAGGAGGAAGCGTGTCCCCACTTCCACCACCACTTAATGGAGGCCAGCACGTACTGCAATATAGCAAGCCCAGGCTGTTCTACTTCTCTCCTGGGCATCCCATACGCTGTGAGCACCATGGCTCCACTGCCAGATTCAGAGGGCTCGGGCATGAGTCTGACCTTCAGCTCACAGCCAGGGAGCCCAGCTGAAGGAGACTCAGGGTGTTGGCTCTGCAGCCATACGTCCCTGGAGAAGGACCCTCCCTGGTCCTGCAAGGAATACTGCACACTGAGTACCTTCCAGCAGACTAGTCCAGTCAAAGCAGAGCACCATGGGAGCTCTTCAAAATCCTGCCCAACAGGGATCATCAGAGTGGACGCCATCACTGAAGCATAA
- the ube2ib gene encoding SUMO-conjugating enzyme UBC9-A, producing MSGIALSRLAQERKAWRKDHPFGFVAVPTKNPDGTMNLMNWECAIPGKKGTPWEGGLFKLRMLFKDDYPSSPPKCKFEPPLFHPNVYPSGTVCLSILEEDKDWRPAITIKQILLGIQELLNEPNIQDPAQAEAYTIYCQNRVEYEKRVRAQAKKFSPS from the exons ATGTCAGGCATTGCATTGAGCCGGCTTGCCCAGGAGCGCAAGGCATGGCGAAAGGACCATCCGTTT GGATTTGTTGCTGTACCAACAAAAAATCCAGATGGAACCATGAATCTCATGAATTGGGAATGTGCTATTCCTGGCAAGAAAGGG ACTCCGTGGGAAGGAGGCCTGTTTAAACTGCGCATGTTGTTCAAGGATGACTATCCTTCTTCACCACCAAAAT gtAAATTTGAGCCTCCACTCTTTCATCCAAATGTGTATCCATCAGGCACAGTATGCCTATCTATTCTAGAGGAGGACAAGGACTGGAGACCGGCCATCACAATAAAGCAG ATCTTATTAGGTATCCAGGAACTCCTAAATGAACCAAATATCCAGGATCCAGCCCAAGCAGAGGCTTACACAATCTACTG CCAAAACAGAGTAGAATATGAAAAAAGAGTTCGAGCACAAGCCAAAAAATTCTCCCCCTCGTAA
- the LOC123982904 gene encoding interleukin-21 receptor isoform X3 produces MLTNTNGDYFCSVKTSESMPDDYAVTFDDTVTFEISLCHNKSNGSESCECLDKEYMPHSNIKPNAPCCLTISHNSNQHHFTWKSTYEDYTFFSDLISDLKYQLHYYKRGDKHNVVSHDINTESTNYSVDDYEFVPDTEYAARVRSSPNEAFYMGEWSDWSSEVHWKTESAENDLQPHTFVSGLGKVFIALCVMVPFVLLLCYAPVKKWRQSAFIPTPAPYFHTLYSDCQGDFKSWVVTQENTADMMKAEETLQIDTLAECADLQEEACPHFHHHLMEASTYCNIASPGCSTSLLGIPYAVSTMAPLPDSEGSGMSLTFSSQPGSPAEGDSGCWLCSHTSLEKDPPWSCKEYCTLSTFQQTSPVKAEHHGSSSKSCPTGIIRVDAITEA; encoded by the exons ATGCTGACAAACACCAACGGGGATTACTTCTGTTCTGTCAAAACATCCGAGTCAATGCCTGATGACTACGCAGTGACCTTTGACGATACAGTTACCTTTGAAATCTCGCTTTGCCACAACAAGAGTAATGGGTCTGAAAGCTGTGAGTGTCTGGATAAAGAATACATGCCTCATTCTAACA TAAAACCAAACGCTCCGTGCTGCCTCACCATTAGCCACAACTCAAATCAACACCACTTCACCTGGAAAAGCACCTATGAGGACTACACTTTTTTCAGCGATCTGATCAGTGACCTGAAGTATCAGCTGCATTACTACAAAAGAGGAGACAAACATAAC GTGGTATCACATGATATTAACACCGAAAGTACGAATTATTCTGTGGATGATTATGAATTTGTGCCAGACACGGAGTACGCTGCCAGAGTGCGGTCCAGTCCTAATGAGGCCTTTTACATGGGAGAGTGGAGTGACTGGTCCTCAGAGGTTCACTGGAAGACGGAGTCAGCAGAGAATG ATCTCCAGccacacacatttgtttctggACTGGGTAAGGTGTTCATAGCCTTATGTGTGATGGTGCCATTTGTCTTACTTCTATGCTATGCTCCGGTTAAAAA GTGGAGGCAAAGTGCCTTCATCCCAACTCCAGCACCCTATTTCCACACCCTGTACAGTGACTGCCAGGGAGATTTCAAG AGCTGGGTGGTTACAcaagaaaacacagcagacatgATGAAAGCAGAGGAAACTCTCCAAATTGACACGCTAGCTGAGTGTGCAGATCTCCAGGAGGAAGCGTGTCCCCACTTCCACCACCACTTAATGGAGGCCAGCACGTACTGCAATATAGCAAGCCCAGGCTGTTCTACTTCTCTCCTGGGCATCCCATACGCTGTGAGCACCATGGCTCCACTGCCAGATTCAGAGGGCTCGGGCATGAGTCTGACCTTCAGCTCACAGCCAGGGAGCCCAGCTGAAGGAGACTCAGGGTGTTGGCTCTGCAGCCATACGTCCCTGGAGAAGGACCCTCCCTGGTCCTGCAAGGAATACTGCACACTGAGTACCTTCCAGCAGACTAGTCCAGTCAAAGCAGAGCACCATGGGAGCTCTTCAAAATCCTGCCCAACAGGGATCATCAGAGTGGACGCCATCACTGAAGCATAA
- the LOC123982904 gene encoding interleukin-21 receptor isoform X1 — protein MSGPSGVMECRFPPRLLITFLLISTNTACLYGHLTTGVDPILHCVNDYLFTINCSLSVAGNTSDSNSSYWLTFIKTTEKKKFVCMLTNTNGDYFCSVKTSESMPDDYAVTFDDTVTFEISLCHNKSNGSESCECLDKEYMPHSNIKPNAPCCLTISHNSNQHHFTWKSTYEDYTFFSDLISDLKYQLHYYKRGDKHNVVSHDINTESTNYSVDDYEFVPDTEYAARVRSSPNEAFYMGEWSDWSSEVHWKTESAENDLQPHTFVSGLGKVFIALCVMVPFVLLLCYAPVKKWRQSAFIPTPAPYFHTLYSDCQGDFKSWVVTQENTADMMKAEETLQIDTLAECADLQEEACPHFHHHLMEASTYCNIASPGCSTSLLGIPYAVSTMAPLPDSEGSGMSLTFSSQPGSPAEGDSGCWLCSHTSLEKDPPWSCKEYCTLSTFQQTSPVKAEHHGSSSKSCPTGIIRVDAITEA, from the exons ATGTCTGGACCGTCTGGTGTGATGGAATGCCGCTTTCCACCGAGGCTGCTGATCACATTTCTGCTCATATCTACTAACACTGCCTGTCTCTACGGACATCTTACCACAG GTGTGGACCCCATTCTTCATTGTGTAAACGATTACCTGTTCACCATCAACTGCTCCCTGAGCGTTGCAGGGAACACCTCAGACAGCAACAGCTCCTATTGGCTCACTTtcattaaaacaacagaaaa AAAGAAGTTTGTGTGTATGCTGACAAACACCAACGGGGATTACTTCTGTTCTGTCAAAACATCCGAGTCAATGCCTGATGACTACGCAGTGACCTTTGACGATACAGTTACCTTTGAAATCTCGCTTTGCCACAACAAGAGTAATGGGTCTGAAAGCTGTGAGTGTCTGGATAAAGAATACATGCCTCATTCTAACA TAAAACCAAACGCTCCGTGCTGCCTCACCATTAGCCACAACTCAAATCAACACCACTTCACCTGGAAAAGCACCTATGAGGACTACACTTTTTTCAGCGATCTGATCAGTGACCTGAAGTATCAGCTGCATTACTACAAAAGAGGAGACAAACATAAC GTGGTATCACATGATATTAACACCGAAAGTACGAATTATTCTGTGGATGATTATGAATTTGTGCCAGACACGGAGTACGCTGCCAGAGTGCGGTCCAGTCCTAATGAGGCCTTTTACATGGGAGAGTGGAGTGACTGGTCCTCAGAGGTTCACTGGAAGACGGAGTCAGCAGAGAATG ATCTCCAGccacacacatttgtttctggACTGGGTAAGGTGTTCATAGCCTTATGTGTGATGGTGCCATTTGTCTTACTTCTATGCTATGCTCCGGTTAAAAA GTGGAGGCAAAGTGCCTTCATCCCAACTCCAGCACCCTATTTCCACACCCTGTACAGTGACTGCCAGGGAGATTTCAAG AGCTGGGTGGTTACAcaagaaaacacagcagacatgATGAAAGCAGAGGAAACTCTCCAAATTGACACGCTAGCTGAGTGTGCAGATCTCCAGGAGGAAGCGTGTCCCCACTTCCACCACCACTTAATGGAGGCCAGCACGTACTGCAATATAGCAAGCCCAGGCTGTTCTACTTCTCTCCTGGGCATCCCATACGCTGTGAGCACCATGGCTCCACTGCCAGATTCAGAGGGCTCGGGCATGAGTCTGACCTTCAGCTCACAGCCAGGGAGCCCAGCTGAAGGAGACTCAGGGTGTTGGCTCTGCAGCCATACGTCCCTGGAGAAGGACCCTCCCTGGTCCTGCAAGGAATACTGCACACTGAGTACCTTCCAGCAGACTAGTCCAGTCAAAGCAGAGCACCATGGGAGCTCTTCAAAATCCTGCCCAACAGGGATCATCAGAGTGGACGCCATCACTGAAGCATAA